CCAATACAGGGAAAACCATGTCACTACACCTACCTTCCTCCCCCGTGTTCTggccccaccccccaaaaaaggtGGGGGATAATGTGCATGCAGAATATTGTATTCTGGTTATGTCTTTGTAGTTCAACAGCCAACAAAGTACCttatttcatgcttttcagGAGCAGAGAGTGAGATTCCCTCCCCCATCAGGGCAGCAGATGCAGCTGAAGATTCAGGGGAACAAAGTTTGTGTTTTTAATGGTAGCTGGAATGCTAGCACTGAGAAAAAATAGGTTGAGTGAGTTATTGGACAGGCAGAGTAATGATTTTTATCTTCCCTTAGTGAAAGTCTGGAACAGAACAAAATGCTCTTGGTTCCTCTCGTGAGGCAGGTTTCAGAATTTATAGTAAAAAGTGTCCATTCACGCTTAAGCTACTGTTTCAAGATGTCAGCAGGAAACAAATCACTGTGAACAATGTTGAGATCTATGGCTACCATTTAGTGCAAGCTTGAATCATTTCACAACTGTACAGTGCAGATAAgtacttaaaaaatgaaagctagTTTGTGGAACACACATTTTTAGAAAGAGAGAGATTATCCTCCGTATCTTCTCACTTTAGAAGTAAATAGTTTAGTATCATTTATAAATTCCCTTGCCTGTTCAAATGGAATTGTTTCTGAAGGAACCGGTAGCATATCTAACATGGTGCATCAGGTTCCACTGTCAGTTCCACTATCTATTTCCTTCCACAACAgcaatttctgtcttttctagcCCAGAATTTACACGAGATCTATACACAAAAATTTCAAATCCAGCAGTATAGAACAATAGAGTACAGACTATGACTGGATTATAAGGCATTTGTTAATCTTATATTTGGGTTCATTAAACTTGCTCCCAAGAACTGAATTGTATGAAAAATTCATGGCAACTCATCCAGTTATCTTGCATgacttgcaagaaaaaaaaaaaaattttagaagTCAAACTGTGAACCACTCATTACTAGTTGCTTAAAAATATCCTGTGATCCACTAAACAGTAGGTCCTCTAGTCTGAGAAGTTCAGCctcaattttaaaatgtgacttGCTGTTATTTGTCTTGATTGGGAAAAGCGTTTTGAGTGGTTTAAGTTGATTTAAGTCCCAATTATAAATTTGCTTTGTATAACTTCACTTTTCATACTCCTTTTATAACTATGTCTACTTGAAAGTGTAATACCAAACTTTCAGATGAATGacaggaggaaggcagaggacCTGGATATTCTAGTTCTAGAGTGTTACCTGTCATTATACGaattctgtgtttcttcctGCAATACAATAAGCTGTTGCTTTGGTTTGTAGGCCAGGGCTTTGGAATATGGTGGTAAGGACTCGACAGAAATTCCTGCTTTGTCATACAGAGGCAGGATATGGACTATCCACACTCCAGAAGTTGTGGCCACTTTCCTtgggttttcctttctttttccaatagttaaaaaatgttttcttagagcatgagattttttttttttcttgcaacaaATTGTGATCTTAAACGCATGAAGTTTGATGACCACATGCAACTTGCATAAAATATCTGATCTAGCCCACTAGGAAATACTATAATTAAAACTTGTAGTATTTCTCATCACTTAGAAATACATTTCTATATTTCCTTCAGCATGTTCCATCTTGTGTAACTATTTCTATTATCTATATTTTATAGaagcattaaaagaaatagaTGATGTCTATGAAAAATACAAGTCAGAAAATGATCCTGTTCAGAAGAAACGCTTGCAGCAGCACCTTCAGCGTGCATTAATCAACAGCCAAGAACTTGGAGATGAAAAAATTCAAATAGTTACTCAGATGCTAGAACTGGTAGAGAACAGAGCCCGGCAAATGGAAACACATTCTCAGTGTTTTCAAGATCTGTCTGAGAATGAAAAGCCTctagaaaaggcaaagatggaGTCCTGCCAGCCAGAGAGATCTTCACGTAGACCTCGACGCCAGCGAACCAGTGAAAGCCGTGATCTGTGCCATATAGCAAATGGTATTGATGACTGCGACGATCAGCCACCTAAGGAAAAAAGATCTAAAtcttccaagaagaaaaaacgCTCCAAAGCCAAACAAGAGAGAGAGGTTTCACCTGTAGAATTTGCAATTGATCCCAATGAACCAACTTACTGCTTATGCAACCAAGTGTCTTATGGTGAAATGATAGGATGTGATAATGAACAGTGTCCTATTGAGTGGTTCCACTTTTCTTGCGTTGGACTCACCTACAAACCAAAGGGGAAATGGTATTGCCCCAAGTGCAGAGGAGACAATGAGAAAACAATGGACAAATGTACTGACAAATCAAAAAAGGATAGAAGATCGAGGTAGTGAAAGCAATTCATGTTTTAAAGAGTTGCtccttttatattaaaatgtttaatttccaGAGAACGCTGTTTTAGGAAATGCATAAGACTATGCAATAATTTTTAATCTATAATATTAATGGAGTATTAAAAGCTGTTATACCTTCTGTGATCTTTAACCTTCTGCACTGAATAACCAAATAGTTGAAACAGGGTGGCTTCAGACCTTCACAGAAGACCTTGCAAGCATATGGCGCTCGGTATCAATTTAACCCCATTAGTATTTTGTGAATCTTGAAATAATGGTGGTGGGAAAGATACTGAAGAACTCTTCATGTTACAGGTGAGGCACTAAGAGGCCTCGTGTAACTGCTAGAACCTAACAAACTGAATTTGTTCTTTATCCCAGGTCTTAAGTTTTCAGTTTTCGTGTTAACATCACACATTTGGAATTAGTTTTTTAGTTTCAGCTGTAACTGTAAAAGTCTTCCAAGCTAAAAGCAGACTTCTTCAGTGACTTTCATTTGACCGGTATgttatttcacagaagaaaataccactaacttaagctttttttttttttttgtcaatatTAAACTCTTGTCTTTGTGACTTTACAATTGGGAGTCAATTTTTGGATATGATAGACTTATGGTGTATAAGCAGTGTTGGATATTCCTAGGGGGTTTTGTTGGGGTTCCAGTGAACATCCTGATGTGGTCCTTGCTGTTTAAGATGGTGTCTCTAACACTGaaacttattttcttgattATCTGTGATTTGCCACTGCCTATATAAGCCTTGAGGTGGTATCAGAATCCCTTGAGAAGGGGATATTGACGTTTTGGGGGAATACAAGTTGCAAAGATGATGAGAACTTCATTGTAATTCCTCTATAGAGAGATGAAATGTGACTGGTATTCTTTAGGATGTAAACTTTGCTTTTGCTAAAGTGGTGTTGGGGTACATGTGTGGCCACACCTGAGTTTGGGCACAGCACTATAGTTCTTGGGCTTGGCAACAATCCAAAAAGCCTGGAGGCAAAAGCTTTCAATAAAAGTTTTGAtagataataaataaaacataagcATGACTGGCACAGAGCCAGTAGACAAATCCTGGCAGGTTTGTGACAGGCTAAGTAGCAATGTTGTCCTGAAGTATGCCGCTACTAAACACTACTTTCGTGGTAGTTAAGTGAACTTCCTCACCTCCTCTCCTTAGAGGAGATGCAAAAGTGATGAAAACAGCTGTTTGTGCTTCATTGCGTTGGGAGATGCTAATAGAGCAGAAGGGAGTGATGTGCCTGGTGTATCAAAGCTTGTACCTAGAGTTCCTGCTCCTTCCTCGAGACTGGCTGCTTGTGCCCCGATGGGCTTGGCAaggcagagagcacagctctAGAGGGCTGGGTGCAAGGATTGTCTCTAGATGGGCTGCAAGCACTCAGAAATTCCCATGAATCTCTGCTCTTTGCTGCGAAAGTCTCTCTTGACAGCACAAAGGTGGAGAAGTGAGACCATCCCTGTCCAAGGCTGATTGAAAAGCAGTTGTTCTGAGTTGAGAGCAGCCCAGAAGTCAGCTGAGCAAAAGCAAGCATGATGGATGAATGCCATCAGAACTCCCTCCTGCATCTCCACCAGAGGGCTGTGACAGCTGGGGTTGGAGGGCTGAATGCACTACGGTTGGCATAAAGAAAGCCTCAGCACTGTCAGACCAGATGGTATGAATCAATGCAGAAGACTAAATATTATAAGCTACATAAAATACTGAGCCTGTTTCCACAGTTTTAATGATTCTTTAACAGGATTTAGCATTTGAAAGTAATACTAGTTAACATATGGCAGGAGAGCGTAAAGCCAGCGTTCTTAATTTTTTGCTCTAATCTGGAGGTTTATTAAGTGGACTGGCTCCACTGGGGAGAACAGTACTGCAGTAAGCAAAGAGCTCATGCAGGAAACTACTGTAAAGGCTCTGACTACCAGGGTAGGTGAGAAGGTACATCTTATCCCATAGCCCTATCTTGCTTTCGAGGCCTAGCGGCTAATCTGAGTTTGCCGAAATCGGCTTCTGGAGGGGGCTGGATCATGGCTACTGGTGGAGAATGATCAGGACAGCTATGGGAGACAAGTGTTGGAAGTCTTTTTGgtacattttactttttctatttGCTATGGCTTAATGACTCCTTAATTTCCTTCTTGGAAAGACTAGTTGGAAGCTTTGGGCTGGGGATTGTATCAGCAACTAATGTCTACCTAAAATGAATATGCCACCtagtattaaaaaacaaacatcacGTAAGTATATACAGAAGATGCAGAACAAAGTACAAGTTAAATTGTAACTATCAACATTACTAGTTTATCTTGAAAAGTATTAGCTTGAATTTCTGCTGGCTAAATTAAAAACACCTTTTTTccaaggcagaaaagaaagctgggaaCCTTATGTAGCAGTTCATCTGGAATAATTGATAGGGTAGGAAGTGTGTGTTGTAGTGTTACAGAAAGAAAGTTTTAGATTCTGAAAGTGGTCCAGATAACCATATATAATGCAAGGATGCTTTCTTTTATGCTAATGGCCCTTCTAGCAGGGAATATGAATCCTCAAGGTTTCCTGTGATGATATTGCTGCGAAAACAGCACTTGCTTCCCTAATACACAAAATTcctcaaatacagaaataattctgttcGTAAGCAGATTAGCAGTGTGCCTCAAATATACATGTGTGCATCTAAAATAACCTCTTTTAAATATTCTGGCTAATTTGTTGTTAAAACTTACATGAGAAAATATCTTACGTTATCTGGCATTTAGCATTTCACCAGCTTTTTTAGCCAAACCCAGATTTTGTGATTTTGCATCTGATTTCATAGAAGATCAATAGTAATTGTTGAAGACGTGTATAAGGTGCTGGTGTGAAATGAGAAAGGTAAGTAGAGAACTCTTATGTTGCTTCTTAATGTTGACTTCTGTTATTTAAAGGCATGAAGCTCACTAatgaagtgaaaatgaaaagtaaCCCAGTTCGTTTTCTAGGTATGTATTGACTGTCATGAAATAAGTCTAacttcttgcaaaaaaaaaaaaaaaaaaaagaagaagaagaaaagtggGCAACGTGTTTTGGAAGCTTATGGAGGTGAATGTAACTACACAGGAAACTGCTTCCTCTATGAAAATTAATGCTGCAAAGTCAGTGTGGATCAAAAGTCAAGGTTACGTTTTGTAACGTAGTCTTAAAGACTGTGAAAATATGGTGAAGTTCTAAGTGCTTGCTTTTTGCCTTTCAGCTTTGAAGTAACTAAAGTTCAGCAGTGGAAAAAGATctccatgaaatatttaaaaggaatgGTATCAGAGCAAGAGTGTTTCTTGATTATTGTGCCATGGACTAGTTTGATTAATCTTGACAAAATAATAACTTAATTGAAGCaaacttgaaacaaaaaaaaacacctaatAGAAAGCTTACTGTTTTGTAAGGCCATTCTTGCTATCTCCAGCAGTTATGGCATTCTTTTTGGATTCTGGAATTCTGGCAAGTCTGGAGTAGTACACAAGATGAATACAGGTTTCCTCCAGTGGCTGGGTATTGCTTTATCCTGTTGTGTAAGCTGCCTGAACCCAGTTACACTTAATTATGAGCTACGACAGGTGCACATTGCTTGCATGCAGTCTCCTACGTGCTGTTTTGTGCTTATACCTGTTGATTGCTAAAAAGCACAATGATAATACTTCCGTATTCACATTAGTTTTAACTGTATTTCCCTGCCAAATATTAACTGCTCTACATATCCAGAAGTGGCAGTGTGGTATTGACAGGTCGTGAAACTGCAACGGAAGGGCGGCAAGTGAAACACCCCatccttctctgaatttaaGGATTTTCCGTTTTGAATGTTCTTTTACAGCTGAATCGGGCCTTTGGAAAGAAGATGGCATTTCCTAACTTTGAAGaccttttcttcatttaagaGCCTCTAACTTCAGCTTGAAGGAAACCACTACCATTTGTCTGCGTTTATACTTAAAAACGAGCTGGTTTTACACTTCAGTGGCCTGTACAGCTTCTGACTGCAACATATCTGATTCTTAAAGCCTTAATCTGAGGTTTTATTCTTTAGGCTCAGCTGGGCTGAACTGCACCCTGTAAAATACAACTGGTCTACTGGGACAAAACTGCAGCGATTGCCACACCAGCAAGTTAAGGGCTTAGAAGTCTTTTTTCCATCTTATCTGCATACGTATTTCTTTCATTAAGAGGTCCCTGCAAGTCTTTGCTGTTGGCACCTCAGGCTGCAAAAATACTGCAGGCTTTATATAAAAGCTGAACTTGCTCTAAATGCTGCAATCTAACCtagacttcttttctttttccatacaTACCTGAATCTAACAGAGCAATGATAAAAGCACCTGCAAATCATGTAGATACTTTATGATGTTAGGCAGTAAAGTGTGTCTGAAGTTATTCTGTTGCATATTTTAAACCTAATAGTATCTTGGTAGCCGTTGCTTGCTGAAGTCTGCTTTAAACTCAAATGAGAGATGTATTAGTGCTGAAAGGCACCCTATCTGCTCAGCGTGTCTCGGCAAAGAAATGTGTCCTgggcaaagaaaaagcaacttgCTTATGCTAGATCTTAGAAGTCGTGTATCTTCCTCTGTTAGGACTAGCAACCCTGTCAACATGGCTTGAGGCAGACCAGGTATGGTTTGACCTGTGGAATGCCACAGACCAGACAGATTAACGGAGATGTGTGCTAGGAAGGTCTGCATTAGGCTGGAGAGATCATGTCAGGAAAGTAGTTGTGCTTACTATTTGTGAGAGTTTCCTGTAGGACCTGAActcaagaaatgctgaaaactgTTGAACAGAGATGTGTATCTCCCTGCAATTCACAGTAAAGCATCAGTTTTTGAAGATACACACCTCTTATCTTATTCATCTCACCTCTCAAAACTTGAATTACTTTAGCAGTTTCCTTGACCATTATGGCTTTCAGAGTCCTATTCACAGTGCACAGCTTTTCTTGGGCACAGAGAACAATTGTGTCTTCAGACAATCTAGTTTACTTGAGGTTCTTCCTGGCTGCTAGGGATAGTTTTACAAATACGTCTTTCAGCAGAATGGACAGTTGGTTTTGCATCTGATGCTCTCAAAATTACAAGCAAGGCTTCCACTCAACCACAAGAATTGTGTTTCTGCCCAGTGCCAGTTAAGTAAGACATTTTGCTGTCAGTGGTAAAACCAGATGTTACTGCACAACTATTcaagtcccatagacttatataccctagaaggaaaaagatgtttattttttactattaCGTGCCTATTTTATAATATATGCCATGAAAGAATTGAAAAAGTTTGAAGTCTCTTTTGTGCCAATTTTCTGATTACTCTGCAGTCTTTGGAACAGCTTGAGGATTATGGATTTCCACTACAGCTGGCCAGTAAACTGttttattctgtgaaaattttggCAATTTTTTCACTAAGTGAAGCTGCCATTTGCCTTTGAATCCAAGTCTCGTCTTAAGATCAAGCTCACATTGCATCTGAATCCTTTGTAATTTTCTATTGGACTAGGGTAAGAGTTCTAAAAGCTTATTTTGACAAATTCTTTGGTTTTCTCCACCTATTTCTGCATTCTTTTGGTTTATGGGGTAGGGCAAGTTCAATTTTAATTAAGTCAGCAATGTTTTAACTGCAAGTATTAGACTGGACTGTGTTTCCATTTTGCTGCAACCATGTTCTAGTAGAGAATTACTGACTATACCATGGGCAATTTGGTATTTCTCAGAGATGCTTTTCACGCATCGCatgcttatttctttcttaaatatacATCAAGGAAGTTATAAGTAGCATACACACATATTCAAACTGTAATTACTTCTCCTGTCCCAAAGGCCTGTCTTCCAGTGCAGGGATTAGTGCTTAGTGGGTGCATAGAGAATAAAATCCTCCTCAGTGTTTGGTTTCTGCATACTTAAAGAGTACCTTCACTGAAAATGGTAAAAATGGTGAATGAATCACTACAGTGATTAGCTGCGCACGTTAAGACTAACAGAAAGTTACAGTTTATAGTTGGAGGTGTGGGGGGCAACCAACTTTGGTACTTCTGTGCCTGAATGTAGTGTGATTTATGAAGCCTAGAAGGACACTTTTGTATGCTACTGAGAAACAGAATAAAGTAACAAGAATTCTAGAACCTTTACAAATAACTTTCAGTAGAGAAATTAGGATAAAATCCTGTcccaatttaaataaaattctgttgAGCAGGGTTTTACTCAGCATACAGATTTTCAGCTTCCTTTGACTAAAGCCTAAAAAAAGATTAAAGCTCCATGGCAACTGCTATCTTAACTCCTGACAGGCACAGTATAAATTACATCTTGGAAAAACCTAATACTGAAAGTTTTATTTAGGTCACCAGGCAGGCCAGGAAATGGTAGGCTTCTAGATACCACCTCAAACTTCATTTTGCTCCTGAATGGTCTGAGTGAGGCAGAGACTTTTGTGGGAGGCAAACCGGATGCTATGTAGTCATATGcaatatgcattttaaaatctgacaGGTTTTAGATGTGTAAATTTGTTTCATACTTTTGGGGAAAAGACTGCAATTTCCTTGTGACTGTAACCTTCCGTTGAGGAATGCAGCAAGAGTCATTTGGGATACAGCAGTCCAGACAGGTACTATGCTGGCAGTGGAGGAACAGTATTGGATgtgattgggtttttttgttgtttttttttttggtttgttctgtttttaatggagagggagatggacAGTTTCTGCAATTCATTTGCCAACAGGTGCCCCAGCATTCGTACTTCTGCCATGGAAGCTCTGTGTCCCATTTGAGCTTGTATGGAGAATAATACTTTCTTGCTGTTTGAGGTTATCAACGAATAAGGTACTAGTTTGGGTGGTGGAAGTGAATATAAACCTACATTAAAAGTATTGAGTAAAGGTAACCTGTGGTAAACAACAACCACCCCCAAAATTCTGCTGTTTGCATGAAGGTTATCTGGGACTGTTAATTCCTtagttctgctttcttcttctttgacTATTTTCAAACGCTGTCCTCTCTGGACTATGTGCTTTTCAGGCCCTGAAGAATGCCTTTAATTGTTGTCTGAGGAACTATTGGAGCTATTAAAACAGGCTGGTGCCTGAGGCAGGGAGGGATTGGTAAGTGGGATGATCCGATTCTGCTCTCCAGTGTGGGGACAAAAAGAGGGGCTGGATGCTCCCCAGTGTGTCAGCTGCCTTTGGGCAGACACAGAAATATTCTGAGACTCCTTTTGACCTCATCAGACAGCAAAGTTTAAGTCTTCCATATCCCATTTAAAAGGAGAAAGTACCCATCgtttctcaaaataaaaccaagataaTATCAAGACCAGTTTTAGAGCTTTAGTCTACTATTTATCTACCTTATTGCTTACTTAGAAATTTTGTCTTGTAAATTTTTAATACTAACGTGCTATTTATTACTGGAGAAGGATGAGAAATGGAATTGTAGAAGCATTCACAGTATAATAATTAGTTTTACAGACCTGCAAGTAGGACTGCTTTGCCCTTTCCTCTAGCAGCTGGAGTTAGCTCATCACGGTATGATGTGCACCTTCATAACCTGGAACAATGTTATGCTGGTGTTCAAATGGATCCCAAACTTTTATCATATGAACAAAAACATACTCAAATACATATAGACAGTAAattctctaagaaaaaaaataaaatatgttttcttttccccccatAGTTATATTATTGAGATGCTAACAAACAACTGCGTTGCCAGTTGGACACTGCTTTATGAGTTAACCAGTAGAGCCTGGGGCACAAGATGCAAGCTGATGTCACTATTAAATGGCTTTGGAGAGTTTTTAAGAAGTTCGTAAAACAGTAAATTACTTCGATTTTTGAGTATCAGTTAGAACACTGGAATTTCTGCCTCTGTGAAGAACTCTTCATATTAATTTCATCATTACTTGTAAATGCTGAATAATAATAGAAAGCATAAAGAAACAGACCATCGagcattttctaaataaagatACATAGTTTTATTGGCTACTTTTTGCAATGCAGTAATCTGTAATCTAACGATACTATACACTGGACTGTCAAATTCATCTACGctataattacattttcttcagtAGCAGAAGGTAAGAATAATTGAGTCTTTCTCCTCTTAtgctatgaaaatatttgtagtAAACTGTGAAAGTACTTCTGGGTGATTTTATGTAAAGAACATTGCAATAAAATTTGCGATTATTATACTCGAGCTATTCCAAAACTCAGCTTGAGAAGACACACCTTCCTGTTCCCAAAGCATGGCCAGGTAAGTTAATGGAGTAAGCGTTAATTCCCATGCCTATGCAGCCATTGGCTCTGCTTGCTGTGGGGAGAGACCTTAATGCATTAGCTGATGAAGCTTTACATGCCAAAAGGCTTGTCTACCTGTAAACATGCTATGCACTTCTGAATCCCTTCTGAGGATAAAATACAATGCTTCCTTGAAAAGTGACATTTAAgtgtttaaatttttctttagaGAAATCTTGAATGTTTTGTCACCCGCTTGTGGCAGTTGCCACAGAGACAGAATTGGTCTGGGGGAAGCAGGTCAGATACACATCttgtatttaataaattattttttgcgAATACCTCTGTCTCTATTTAGTTTGTCATCTTCACTTGCTGGCATGAGGCacaacagcagagaagaaagcacCCACAGATTTCAAAGGCTTGACTTTGTGGAGTGCATCAGAGTAGTTGAGCTACAGCTTCAGTAACTGCTGACTGTAAAGGGCTGCTAAAACACAAGAATTAAATGAGCTGAGAAGATATGTaaaacttttcctaataattCAGATCCTGTAAGTCCACCACTGACTGTAACCAGAGACATTCCTGCATCTGTTCTCTCTCTGGATtaaggttttgttgttttattaattgtttttggtttgttttgttggctttttttaaaaaagaatcctGATATTTTAGAATGCTGCCTCTAGGcagagttttctttaaaaaaaactcagaaaaaaagctgttattaAATTAAGATCATATTAGCATGCTTGCCAAAATAACAGATCATTTGATAAGGCTCCTCCTTGAACCTTAATGGCCAAAGTAAATCTGCATATAAAGATATGTAAAATGTGCCCAGATTCTAGTCCTAGTTTTCCTTCTCACTAAATTCCATTTAGAAGCTGTGCTTATCTGATGAATGTAAAAATGACATACTTTCATTCAGTTCTTTATAGCTGAAGCTTCGTTTTTTAGTCTGACTGTGCTTTCAAACACCTTTTATTTTCCCACTGACATGAACTGATATTATTTCCGAACAGCTTGCACCTTTCCTCTCTACCCAGTTCTCCAAGGGTGTTGTGCAAACACGCTCTTCAGCAGATGCTTACATCTTCTGTTCAACAGCCTGAATAACTGATAACGCTGAGGTGCACTTTTAAACGGGGGCCTCAGCAGAATATggagcacaggttgcccagggaagctgtggctgccccatccctggaggtgttcaaggccttgggcagcctgatctggtgggacgtgtccctgcccatggcaggggggttggaactagatgatctctaaggtctctcccaacccaaaccattctatgaatattAATAAATGACCTCTTAATGGGATTTACAGCTCTACTTACACTCGTTGCGTGTGTAATTAATTAATAACAAAGTAATAATATTCCCCACACTCAGAAAATTCAATGTATGTTCACATATTTTAAGCAGCAAACCTGGAACCTATACTTTGATTTCTACTTATTCAAAAAACATTGGAGGAATGCTTCGAAGTATTTTCTTTGATAACTGCTAATTTTTGGCAGAACAGACTAACAAAATAAGTACATGAATTTTTAGCTACTAGATAACATCTTCAGCAAGTAATCCTTAGTGTGCTTGATAATTTCTGAGTAGTTTCATGCAAATATTCATGACTATTtggttatttttataaatactaCACCTAGCAGTCACTTTTCAACATGAAAAGTGCATTTAAGCTTGTGCAAACAATACCTATCATTCTGATTTCGAAGTTTCACAGCGTGATATTGtgaattttctcttcttcagcatAGCTGGGAGGCACCAGATAGTGACCCATGTAGGTCAAGGCAGTGTTGTATGGAAAGAAGATGGATGTTCTGTTGTCAAAGATTCAGAGTTGGCACAGGGCTCGCAAACTGAACGAAGAGAGATGGTGTGTGTGGCGTGAACACACAGCGACCTAGAGAGTAAGAGATCATCTGACCAGTCAGTCACAAGCTCAAGAACTGTTCTGCAGCTTTATGtcaacacttttattttttatcttgtttATATCCAAGTAGAAATATCAACCTTTTTCTCAATCTTAGCCTGTTTATTTATAGAAGTAGCTAAGTGGTGTTGGTCGATGAACCTTAAAGCCAAATGGACCTCTAGGCATAAGCCCTTTCCTGTGAACCTATGAATTactgtatacatacatatatgcacTTGTAATAACTTCTCCAGCTGATCTGCCTGTTTACCCAATGCCATCATGACAGAAAATTGAGGTAAATCATGTCAAATGAACACAGAGCTGAGACCATGTGCAGTAATTCCAATGGGAAACTGTTCATAGTAAAGCCAAATGCAACCTGCTGGTCATACTTTATACATGCAGAAGACAGTAAACAGCAGAGATTATTAATAAACTTCGCACatttgtgggaaaaaaagcattctgGTTACAACACAAGCTGTAAAATTcttattataatttaaaatttgatCTTTAGGAAGACATACTGTAGAATTCCTGATTCAAAAATTAACCATTGCTGTAAATTAAGCAAGCAAAAGATGGATGTAATT
The window above is part of the Phaenicophaeus curvirostris isolate KB17595 chromosome 4, BPBGC_Pcur_1.0, whole genome shotgun sequence genome. Proteins encoded here:
- the ING2 gene encoding inhibitor of growth protein 2; translated protein: MCCWRGGMMLAGPQLVSGPGGERARLLSLYVQDYLECVESLPLDIQRNASLLREMDTQCQEALKEIDDVYEKYKSENDPVQKKRLQQHLQRALINSQELGDEKIQIVTQMLELVENRARQMETHSQCFQDLSENEKPLEKAKMESCQPERSSRRPRRQRTSESRDLCHIANGIDDCDDQPPKEKRSKSSKKKKRSKAKQEREVSPVEFAIDPNEPTYCLCNQVSYGEMIGCDNEQCPIEWFHFSCVGLTYKPKGKWYCPKCRGDNEKTMDKCTDKSKKDRRSR